From the Deltaproteobacteria bacterium genome, the window TAATAACATCTAAAAATTGAAAACAATGCATATATGATATAATTTGTATAGCTTGTGTGCTGTTTTATGTTTTTATTCATCTTCATCAATTAGAGAAAAGAATTAATTTTAAGTCATGTAATCTCTTGCATCATGGTCTATTCTGCTGTAATTAGGCGAAACATTGAGCAACCTTTCGGATAATTTTAAAACAAAATTTTCTTTTAGGGTTAATAAATAATGCTCAATGGGGGAATGAAGGTTTTTTGTAGCAAAAAGCAAGTAACAAGGAAGTAAGTAACAAGGAAGTCAGCAACATGGCTCGTGGCACTGTCAAATGGTTCAATGACGCAAAAGGTTTTGGTTTCATTACTCCAGAAGGAGGGGGAGAAGACGTGTTTGTACATTTCACGTCAATCCTTGCCGAAGGTTTTAAATCTCTTGCTGAAGGTCAATCAGTTGAATACGAAGTTATTCGTGGAGACAAAGGTCTACAAGCTCGAGGCGTAAAAACAGTAAGTTGATGTAATCTTACATTTTTATTTTGCCAAGAAAACCAGTTTATATCTTTTTGAAAATTTAAATATGTGATTGCTAGTTTTTTAGCTTATGGATTGGTTTGCTTAGCATATTTATTTTTTTCGTTTACTTATCAGAAAATATTTCTGCAACAAATTTGTGTATCTGATTTTTAAAGATCATAAACCGATTAGTTGGCAATAATTGCCGTTTTTTAATGGCATTTTTATCTGCCTTGTTATTAAGTCTTTAAAATAAAGAAAAACTCAATTTTAATTTACTAGTTAGGCATAGTGATTAAGAGGATAGACAATTAGTTAAATTAGTTATTGAGTTTATACAGATTAAAAACGCTAGTACATATATAAATTTTAATTGGTCACATGATTATATGCGACGACTAGCTTCTATTCGGGAGATATCATGAGACTTCGCATTCCATGCTCCACATATCGTCTTCAACTTCACCATGAATTTGATTTTGTGGCTGTAGAGAATTTGTTAGATTACTTAGATGCATTGGGTATTACAGACGTATATTTATCTCCGATTCTTGCAGCATTAAAAGGAAGTCGACATGGATATGATGTTATAGATCCAGAAACCATTAACCCTGAATTAGGAGGGGAAGCAAAACTACAAGCATTAGCCGATTCGCTTAAGAAACGAAATATGGGCTTACTGCTTGATATAGTACCCAATCATATGTGTGTAGCTGGCGGGCAAAATGCCATGTGGCTAGATGTGTTAGAAAATGGCCAAAGTTCACCATATGCTTCTGTTTTTGATATAGATTGGAATCCACCTAAGCCTGATTTAATGAGCAAAGTATTATTACCAATTCTTGGAGACCAATATGGCTTAGTATTAGAGAGACAAGAATTACAATTAAAATTCATTAAAGGAGCATTTGATTTAGCATATTATGATTTATTGTTACCCTTAGCGCCTAAAAGTTGGATACCAATTATTGATCTTGGTATAGATATACTTAGGGGTGATGGTGAAAATGCATTACCAAGTGTTTCATTGCTTGAAAGTATCCAAACCGCATTAAAATATTTGCCCACACGAGAAGAAACTAACGAAGAGCGTTTACGTGAGCGCAAAAGAGAGAAAGAAGTCATTAAAGCAAGGTTGGGAGCGTTGGTTGAAGAATGCAAGCCGGTCAAAGAAGCGCTTACAGAGGCGTTAAAGAAAATTAATGGCATTAAAGGGCAACCTCGTAGTTTTGACTTTCTTGATAATATTTTAAATGATCAAGCCTATCGCTTAGCTTACTGGCGAGTAGCAACAGATGAAATAAATTATCGTCGCTTTTTTGATATCAACGAATTAGCGGCGGTTAGAATTGAAGACCCAAAGGTATTTAATCTCGTTCATAATAAAATATTTGAATATATAAAATCAGGTTGTATAACCGGACTAAGATTAGATCATGTGGACGGTTTATACGATCCAACAGAATATTTGCGAAATTTACAAGCAGCAGTTGCGAATGAATTATCTATTGAAGATAAACAAAGTGTAAAGATTGAACGAGATAACAATGCTATCGAGCCTAATTTATATGTTGTAGCAGAGAAGATTCTCGCAAAAGGAGAGGAAATTCCAAGAGATTGGCCGATTCATGGTACTACCGGATATGATTTTTTAAATTCAGTTGGTAATGTATTTATTGATTCTAATGGTGCAAAAAATATTCGTGATATATATTATCAATTTACCGGTCAATGGCAGCAATTTGAAGATATTGAATATCATTGCAAACAATTAATTCTTAAATATGCTTTAGCGAGTCAGGTGGCAATGTTAGGTCGGCAACTTGATCGAATTTCTGAACAAGACCGACACTCACGTGATTTTACCCTTGAGAGTTTACAAGAAGCATTAGAAGAAATTTTGGCGCATTTTCCAGTTTATCGTACATATGAGAGACCAGATGGTGTAATAACCGAATCTGATCGTAGATGGATAGGACAAGCCATAACTGCAGCAGTTAATGCTAATCCGGCAGCAAGTGAATCTGTCTTTAGGTTTATTCATAATTTATTAATTGGAGCACATCCTGCAGGTTTATCTGAAGGCGATCTTAGCATACGAAAAGATTTTGTTTTACGTTTGCAGCAAATTACCGGGCCGGTCATGGCTAAAGCTATTGAAGATACGGCGTTTTATCGTTTTTTCCCATTAGCTTCGCAGTGTGAAGTTGGAGGCAATCCAGACCTTTTAGGTATCAGCATCGAAGAGTTTCATAATACTAATATTACAAGATTAAATAGCTATCCTCATTCATTACTTACTACTACTACTCATGACACAAAACGTAGTGAAGATGTTCGCGCTCGAATACAAATGCTTTCAGAAGTAGCCCAAGAATGGTCACAGGCGATAGAACAATTCATGGTCATTAATGCAAAACACAAAAGTATAATTAATGGATTGAAAGCACCTGATGCGAATGAAGAATATTTATTATATCAGACGCTAGTGGGCATCTGGCCGTTACATGAGATGGATAATATTGAATATGCAGATACTGTCAATCGCATTCAAACATATATGCAAAAAGCTTTGCGTGAAGCAAAAGTGCACACTAGTTGGGTAAGCCCTAATATAAATTGGGAGGACGCGGTTTCTAATTTTATTAACCGAACTCTGGATCGTATAGAAAATGGTGTATTTTCTAAAGCTTTTATGGATTTTATTTTGCCTGTTGCAAGAGCAGGAATGTATGCTTCGTTGGCGCAAGTTATTTTAAAAATAACATGTCCTGGTGTTCCTGATTTTTATCAGGGCAATGAATTATGGAATTTATGTTTAGTAGATCCGGATAATCGCAGGGCAGTAAATTTTGATGAACATCATAAAAAGTTAAATGCTTTAGATTTGTATTATTTAAAAAATGATAGAAAAATTATTCAAAAACTCATTGATACAATAGAAGATGGCACTATTAAGATGTATATCATGGCGCGAGGTTTACATCTGCGACGTAATAATCACGAATTATTTATGCACGGTAGTTATATCCCACTTAATTCATCGGGTATTTTTAGTGAAAAAATTATAGCTTTTGCACGAACTGCAAGTAATAAAAAAATTATTACATTAGTTGCACGACATTTTTTATCATTATTTAGGGGTAAGTTACCTAATAAGTCCTTCTTGGTTAATTCTGATATATGGAAGGAGACATATCTAGAGCTACCAGATGTGAGCTATCAAGGGATGTATCGTAATATAATAACAGATGACCAAATAATAATGACCAACGATAATAAGATAAATATATATAATATATTCAAATTGTTACCCATGGCAATATTAGAAAAAGTGCAATAAAAAATCGATGTCTTTCAATTATATTAAGACCTATATGGACAAACATTTTTTGTTATTGAGATCATAAGATGGCTACTCGGCAAAAAGTAAAAAAAAGTTCGATAGATCCTTTGTGGTATAAAGAGGCAATACTATACGAATTACGTGTTCGTTCATTTTATGATGCCAATGGTGATGGCATAGGTGATTTTGCCGGATTGACCGAAAAGCTATCGTACTTGCAAGACCTTGGGGTTACTGCATTATGGCTTTTGCCATTTTATCCTTCACCGATGCGTGATGATGGTTATGATATATCTGATTATTGTGATGTTCACGCTGATGTCGGTACATTAGATGATTTTAAAGAATTTTTAGATGAAGCTCATAATCGCGGACTTAGAGTAATTACTGAACTGATATTAAATCATACATCAGATCAACATCCATGGTTTCAACGGGCGCGCAAAGCGCAAGCCAATAGCGTTGAACGAAATTTTTATGTCTGGAGTGATACTCCTGAACCTTATCAAGAAGCCCGAATAATTTTTAAGGATTTTGAAAGATCAAATTGGACATGGGACCCAATAGCTAAAGCATACTTTTGGCATAGATTTTTTTCACATCAGCCAGATCTTAACTTTGATAACAAAGCAGTTAAAAAAGCAATCTTAAAAGTAGTTGATTTTTGGTTAGGATTGGGCGTTGATGGTTTACGCCTTGATGCGGTTCCTTATCTTTACGAGCGTGAAGGTACCAATTGCGAAAATTTGGCTGAAACATTTGCTTTTCTTGAAGAACTGCGTCGACATGTCGATCAAAATTTTGAAGATAGAATGTTAT encodes:
- the treY gene encoding malto-oligosyltrehalose synthase, with product MRLRIPCSTYRLQLHHEFDFVAVENLLDYLDALGITDVYLSPILAALKGSRHGYDVIDPETINPELGGEAKLQALADSLKKRNMGLLLDIVPNHMCVAGGQNAMWLDVLENGQSSPYASVFDIDWNPPKPDLMSKVLLPILGDQYGLVLERQELQLKFIKGAFDLAYYDLLLPLAPKSWIPIIDLGIDILRGDGENALPSVSLLESIQTALKYLPTREETNEERLRERKREKEVIKARLGALVEECKPVKEALTEALKKINGIKGQPRSFDFLDNILNDQAYRLAYWRVATDEINYRRFFDINELAAVRIEDPKVFNLVHNKIFEYIKSGCITGLRLDHVDGLYDPTEYLRNLQAAVANELSIEDKQSVKIERDNNAIEPNLYVVAEKILAKGEEIPRDWPIHGTTGYDFLNSVGNVFIDSNGAKNIRDIYYQFTGQWQQFEDIEYHCKQLILKYALASQVAMLGRQLDRISEQDRHSRDFTLESLQEALEEILAHFPVYRTYERPDGVITESDRRWIGQAITAAVNANPAASESVFRFIHNLLIGAHPAGLSEGDLSIRKDFVLRLQQITGPVMAKAIEDTAFYRFFPLASQCEVGGNPDLLGISIEEFHNTNITRLNSYPHSLLTTTTHDTKRSEDVRARIQMLSEVAQEWSQAIEQFMVINAKHKSIINGLKAPDANEEYLLYQTLVGIWPLHEMDNIEYADTVNRIQTYMQKALREAKVHTSWVSPNINWEDAVSNFINRTLDRIENGVFSKAFMDFILPVARAGMYASLAQVILKITCPGVPDFYQGNELWNLCLVDPDNRRAVNFDEHHKKLNALDLYYLKNDRKIIQKLIDTIEDGTIKMYIMARGLHLRRNNHELFMHGSYIPLNSSGIFSEKIIAFARTASNKKIITLVARHFLSLFRGKLPNKSFLVNSDIWKETYLELPDVSYQGMYRNIITDDQIIMTNDNKINIYNIFKLLPMAILEKVQ
- a CDS encoding cold-shock protein, producing MARGTVKWFNDAKGFGFITPEGGGEDVFVHFTSILAEGFKSLAEGQSVEYEVIRGDKGLQARGVKTVS